A DNA window from Onthophagus taurus isolate NC chromosome 1, IU_Otau_3.0, whole genome shotgun sequence contains the following coding sequences:
- the LOC111425771 gene encoding uncharacterized protein, translating into MALSLCCRRALQRRTSFQKTFRRHGYIVLVPEIGEDLPEKNPLLQKNGLPEFSQITIENCMAAIGKQTLDFESDIKQIEEKVESEENVDVFKDVFEPIEKSGSSLDMTWGLSKTLYLGNSTLMPTKSYLAIHERARRARAVKFNSPTIYNAVKKTLNDTKNMSEEELRVVKKFALEGKLNGLDLNDGERAKLTANLNNILAEKSKFKIKNEHATKAFNHQINDPQIIRGFPEELLKGMVSTPSQIVEGPWFVTLQPHISTSFMEYCPDRILRWNVWQAIVSRGSGYKDSELQTSPQIEEIRFLRRDQAKILGYSTFADMSMETKMAGSVTNVKNMLSTLLERAKPAQDAELANLYEFASKSGFEGSRIELWDVPYWRRKQRISQFCFTDQEIQEYFPLPKVLKGMFNLCERLFNITIRQRNEIQTWHKDVKYYDIFETHSSAPVAGFYFDPYARESEKIRTTNNGWMVGIQNHSTVADIKPLAALIFNFTPPTQDKPTLLYFNEVSLLFHKFGHALQHLMSRTKYSEVSGSSNIEWDAVEVCGHVLSHWLYNEKALEEISSHYKTEEKIPSHIHESLTNIRKHTAGIDLCRELYLSALDIEFHSTKDFWLDIVKKLWPQYRSFPLEKLDSHPCSFTQIFIEEWGAAYFSHIWSRIIAADIYSAFHEVRENEDQVLDVGKRFRETYLALGGSCHPGELFRKFRGRDPSPKALLSSLGLKKIKKIVEE; encoded by the exons ATGGCATTGAGTTTGTGTTGTCGGCGGGCCCTACAAAGGCGTACTTCTTTCCAAAAAACTTTCCGAAGACACGGATATATAGTTCT tgTACCTGAAATAGGTGAAGATTTACCAGAGAAAAATCcccttttacaaaaaaatggtCTCCCAGAGTTTAGTCAGATCACAATCGAAAACTGCATGGCAGCAATTGGTAAACAAACTTTGGACTTTGAGTctgatataaaacaaattgaagaaaaagtcGAATCGGAAGAAAATGTCgatgtttttaaagatgtctTCGAACCAATCGAAAAATCAGGATCCTCGTTAGACATGACATGGGGGCTTTCGAAAACCCTTTATTTAGGCAACAGTACATTAATGCCCACAAAAAGTTACCTAGCGATTCACGAACGCGCAAGACGTGCGAGAGCCGTTAAATTCAACAGCCCCACTATTTATAATGCAgtcaaaaaaactttgaatgACACGAAAAATATGTCTGAAGAGGAATTAAGGGTGGTTAAAAAGTTTGCGTTAGAAGGAAAATTAAATGGGTTAGATTTAAATGATGGCGAAAGAGCTAAATTGACCGcgaatttaaataacattttggctgagaaaagtaaatttaaaattaaaaatgaacacGCAACGAAAGCTTTTAACCATCAAATAAATGATCCCCAAATTATTCGAGGGTTTCCTGAGGAATTATTAAAAGGAATGGTATCAACACCTTCCCAAATTGTTGAAGGACCTTGGTTTGTTACTTTACAACCACACATTTCAACCAGTTTCATGGAATATTGTCCTGATAGAATATTAAGATGGAATGTATGGCAAGCAATTGTTAGTAGAGGATCTGGTTATAAAGATTCGGAATTACAAACTAGTCCccaa attgaagaaataagatttttaagaCGAGATCAAGcaaaaattttaggttattcaACATTTGCCGATATGTCAATGGAAACAAAAATGGCCGGAAGCGTAACGAAcgtaaaaaatatgttatccACACTTTTAGAACGCGCTAAACCAGCTCAAGACGCCGAATTAGCCAACCTTTACGAGTTTGCATCAAAAAGTGGATTTGAAGGTTCAAGAATTGAACTTTGGGACGTTCCGTATTGGCGAAGAAAACAAAGAATTTCGCAGTTTTGTTTCACCGATCAAGAAATCCAAGAATACTTTCCATTACCAAAAGTGTTAAAAGGAATGTTTAATTTATGCGAacgattatttaatattacaattCGTCAACGAAATGAAATTCAAACTTGGCACAAAGATGTTAAATAttatgatatttttgaaacacaCAGTTCGGCTCCCGTTGCTGGATTTTATTTTGATCCGTATGCGAGAGAATCGGAGAAAATAAGGACGACGAATAACGGTTGGATGGTTGGAATACAAAATCATAGCACGGTGGCCGATATTAAACCTTTAGctgctttaatttttaattttacaccaCCCACGCAAGATAAAccaactttattatatttcaatGAAGTTTCTTTGCTTTTCCACAAATTTGGTCATGCGTTACAGCATTTAATGAGTAGAACTAAATATTCTGAAGTTTCTGGGTCGTCAAATATCGAATGGGATGCTGTTGAAGTTTGTGGGCACGTTTTATCCCATTGGTTATACAATGAAAAGGCTTTAGAAGAAATAAGTAGTCATTACAAAACCGAAGAAAAAATTCCAAGTCATATACAcgaaagtttaacaaatattcgGAAACACACTGCGGGAATTGATTTGTGTAGAGAATTATATCTATCCGCTTTAGATATAGAGTTCCATTCGACAAAAGATTTTTGGTTggatattgttaaaaaacttTGGCCCCAATATAGATCATTTCCTTTAGAAAAATTAGATTCCCATCCTTGTTCGTTCACACAGATTTTCATAGAAGAATGGGGCGCTGCTTATTTTTCGCATATTTGGTCAAGAATTATTGCTGCCGATATTTACAGTGCGTTCCATGAAGTCCGAGAGAATGAAGATCAAGTTTTAGACGTTGGAAAAAGATTTCGAGAGACTTATTTAGCTTTGGGAGGAAGTTGTCACCCGGGAGAACTTTTTAGAAAGTTTAGAGGGCGCGATCCATCACCCAAAGCATTACTTAGTTCgttaggtttaaaaaaaattaaaaaaattgttgaagagtaa